The Triticum aestivum cultivar Chinese Spring chromosome 3A, IWGSC CS RefSeq v2.1, whole genome shotgun sequence genome includes a region encoding these proteins:
- the LOC123061630 gene encoding zinc finger CCCH domain-containing protein 13 — protein MPRSSRHRSSHRSHRRGGSAERSESEGEDAGAPGPREEAPAVARVPRDPEPERRRSSSAKELVSSGNGYSEHGKKRKDRVEETVVDVVSDRWNSGVCEDHLVEKRSKSEVFGPVDVEKLPEKPKASGDEPKRSSRRTTGSDERVEEVVSKSDSGKRRSEKEKEKNPGRRESSGQHKDDRDRDRERDREKEREREKEWERLKERERERGRDREREKEKEREREKEKERERERERDKERDRERERERDRERERERQKDRERDKKDYDSKHEKYEDSSARKNGSKTSRGEDEGYSYKRHIEINDTPAKERHSNPDRDRETDKHSRRKDDSEDKDKWPIDNRDSDDRKTLSRYDHGKVRSSKEQRFDDEKYKQKYKDDYERDKRQQDDKCLDERMIRDHGSDRVDYKSTKDGHRISEGHYRKDIVQDGDRYDEYGSRYKENRGRKRLPEENDDHYDLKTPSAREQRGNLEKSSGSGRLDSLIERARSEHRHQENLDSSPSKVHARTSPGSNPHHEKDQSWHGSKLADNTKREIQYDERSIRPRTSSGRERTPASRLRDRDTDNWSSDLQSRDIPLEISTSSQYDRTPRKDTHPSPKQLSDKSPSSNDQRFSGRLSSGRSLDNKGERSNLTKYRDRDGDLSLERSLHQDRTPSKIPYRESTPSASSISRGGHFSGTSPNRPLLPPARHRDDSSFLGSHDDDRRPQSGDRRFHGHQKRNDMNSGRGHGHAWNNAPSWPSQVANGFVPMQHGAPGFHPPVHQFHPPPMFNLRPQMKLSQTGVSYPMHDSVDRFSPHIRPFGWPNPLDESCPPHLQVWNGGTGVFGGEPYMYGRQEWDQNKLHVGSRRWEATGDALKGQNELPDTEFPVAKKELDSLATPVSESSGGQCNLNPYEQKEANHLISEKREAKGDVISAVKSSDAPRGTTLMASMLSSNGTAVFSRNYLSRVSVSHDLVESELYKRCTSLLGGLGIANGGPDVWNGSIQKNGNAGKISREQGSPNLLGLFYLKNNDATFQRAMALHKNQTERAVTPTQAQTDEKMDLTQENNEDTEMLDHTPLKELTVSNPVLHHPTGIIEGPPATTESGDVDSPPAITESGDVNAPRAITESGDVDAPPVITESGDTEMVAPPVTAGSDEDMEVTASPSITEPDKNMEDVSPPAVAVPADGPADGATGIIIEHIDGSQEVPSANEEPGDTLEVVPPAFTEQSGQVKDDPPSVATPNSGEAVSMHAAVEKDMDEVTDDSPGDGEVNASNFVSELDVVASGAQDCEGVLVEGSLNLSRIPNSPESTH, from the exons ATGCCCCGGAGCTCGCGCCACAGGTCGTCGCACCGGTCGCACAGGCGGGGCGGCTCTGCGGAGCGGTCGGAGTCCGAGGGCGAGGATGCTGGCGCCCCTGGCCCGCGGGAGGAGGCCCCGGCCGTGGCTAGGGTTCCGCGAGATCCCGAGCCAGAGAGGCGCAGGTCGTCGTCGGCCAAGGAGCTGGTGAGCTCGGGGAACGGCTACTCGGAGcacgggaagaagaggaaggatagGGTCGAGGAGACGGTGGTGGATGTGGTCAGCGACAGGTGGAACAGCGGCGTGTGCGAGGATCACTTGGTCGAGAAGAGGTCTAAGAGTGAGGTGTTTGGGCCCGTCGATGTGGAGAAGCTGCCGGAGAAGCCCAAGGCTTCAGGGGATGAGCCCAAGAGGTCAAGCAGACGGACGACGGGATCGGATGAGAGGGTTGAGGAGGTTGTGTCCAAGAGTGATTCCGGGAAGCGGCGgtcggagaaggagaaggagaagaacccGGGGAGGAGGGAGAGTAGTGGGCAGCATAAGGATGACAGAGATAGGGATAGGGAGAGAGATAGAGAAAAGGAGAGGGAAAGGGAGAAAGAATGGGAGAGactgaaggagagagagagggaaaggggtcgggacagagagagggagaaggagaaggaaagagaacgggagaaggagaaggagagagaACGGGAGAGGGAGCGGGATAAAGAGCGTGACAGGGAACGAGAGCGGGAGCGTGACAGGGAACGGGAGCGTGAGAGGCAAAAGGAtagggagagggacaagaaagactATGATTCCAAGCATGAGAAGTATGAAGATAGCAGTGCCAGGAAGAATGGCTCGAAGACTAGTAGAGGGGAGGATGAGGGTTACTCATACAAGAGACACATAGAGATCAATG ATACTCCAGCTAAAGAGAGACACAGTAACCCCGATAGGGATAGGGAGACTGATAAACACAGCCGACGAAAAGACGACTCGGAAGACAAAGATAAGTGGCCAATTGACAATAGAGACAGTGATGACAGGAAGACTCTGTCCAGGTATGATCATGGGAAGGTTAGGAGCTCTAAGGAACAAAGGTTTGATGATGAGAAGTATAAACAGAAGTACAAGGATGATTATGAAAGGGATAAGAGACAGCAAGATGACAAGTGTCTGGATGAGCGCATGATCCGAGATCATGGAAGTGACAGGGTTGATTACAAGAGCACAAAAGATGGGCACCGAATTTCAGAGGGCCATTACAGAAAAGATATAGTTCAAGACGGTGATCGTTATGATGAGTATGGCAGTAGGTACAAGGAAAATAGAGGTAGAAAAAGACTTCCTGAGGAAAATGATGACCATTATGATCTGAAAACTCCAAGCGCACGGGAGCAACGTGGAAATTTGGAAAAATCTTCAGGCAGTGGGCGACTCGATTCTCTGATTGAGAGAGCAAGGTCTGAACATAGACATCAAGAAAATCTTGATTCTAGTCCGAGTAAAGTCCATGCAAGAACTTCGCCTGGCTCAAATCCTCATCATGAAAAAGATCAAAGCTG GCATGGATCTAAACTGGCAGATAATACAAAGAGAGAGATACAATATGATGAAAGAAGTATTCGACCAAGGACATCCTCAGGGAGAGAACGGACACCTGCTTCTAGACTGCGTGACAGGGATACAGACAattggtcttcggatctccagtcACGTGACATACCATTGGAAATTTCTACATCGTCACAATATGATCGAACACCAAGGAAAGATACACATCCTTCACCAAAACAGCTATCTGATAAATCCCCGTCTTCAAACGACCAAAGGTTTTCAGGTAGGCTTAGCAGTGGCCGTAGTCTTGATAACAAAGGGGAAAGGAGCAACCTGACTAAATATAGAGATCGGGATGGTGATTTATCCTTAGAGCGGTCACTTCATCAAGATCGAACACCATCTAAAATTCCATACAGAGAATCAACACCCTCTGCATCATCCATAAGCAGAGGTGGGCATTTTTCAGGCACTTCTCCAAATCGTCCACTGCTGCCACCTGCGAGGCACAGAGATGATTCTTCCTTCTTGGGTTCACATGATGATGACCGTAGACCACAAAGTGGAGATAGGAGGTTCCATGGCCATCAGAAGAGGAATGATATGAATTCTGGGCGCGGCCATGGGCATGCCTGGAATAATGCACCGAGCTGGCCATCTCAAGTTGCAAATGGTTTTGTCCCCATGCAGCATGGTGCTCCTGGATTTCACCCACCTGTACATCAGTTTCACCCCCCACCTATGTTTAACCTTAGGCCCCAAATGAAGTTGAGCCAAACTGGAGTTTCATATCCTATGCATGACTCGGTTGACAGGTTTTCGCCCCACATTCGCCCATTTGGGTGGCCTAATCCGCTTGATGAATCATGCCCCCCTCACCTACAAGTTTGGAATGGGGGCACTGGTGTATTTGGTGGTGAACCTTATATGTATGGCAGGCAAGAATGGGATCAGAACAAGCTGCATGTCGGCAGCAGACGGTGGGAGGCAACTGGTGATGCATTGAAGGGACAAAATGAATTGCCTGACACTGAATTTCCTGTTGCTAAAAAGGAGCTTGACTCTTTAGCAACCCCTGTTTCAGAGTCTTCAGGTGGACAATGCAATCTTAATCCTTATGAGCAGAAAGAAGCAAACCATTTGATTTCAGAAAAACGTGAAGCAAAGGGTGATGTCATAAGTGCTGTAAAAAGTTCTGATGCTCCCAGGGGAACAACACTCATGGCCTCCATGTTGTCAAGCAACGGTACTGCAGTATTTTCTAGAAACTATTTATCGAGAGTTAGTGTGTCGCATGATCTTGTTGAGTCGGAGTTGTACAAAAGGTGCACATCTCTGCTGGGAGGCTTGGGCATAGCAAATGGTGGCCCTGATGTTTGGAATGGCTCTATTCAG AAGAATGGAAATGCTGGAAAGATAAGTAGAGAACAGGGAAGCCCCAATCTGTTGGGTTTATTTTATCTGAAGAACAACGATGCAACTTTTCAG AGAGCTATGGCCCTTCACAAGAATCAGACAGAGAGAGCTGTGACTCCTACCCAAGCGCAAACTGATGAGAAAATGGACTTAACACAAGAGAATAATGAGGACACAGAAATGCTTGACCATACGCCACTGAAGGAATTGACGGTGAGTAACCCTGTCTTGCACCACCCTACTGGCATTATTGAAGGGCCACCTGCAACTACAGAATCTGGTGACGTGGATTCACCTCCAGCAATCACAGAATCCGGTGATGTGAATGCACCTCGAGCAATCACAGAATCTGGCGATGTGGATGCACCTCCAGTAATCACAGAATCTGGTGACACGGAGATGGTGGCACCTCCTGTAACCGCAGGTTCTGATGAAGATATGGAGGTGACCGCCTCTCCATCAATCACAGAACCTGATAAAAACATGGAGGATGTGTCACCGCCTGCAGTTGCCGTACCCGCGGATGGCCCAGCAGATGGTGCAACAGGAATAATCATAGAACATATTGATGGCTCGCAGGAGGTTCCTTCTGCAAATGAAGAACCAGGTGATACCCTAGAGGTTGTGCCTCCAGCGTTCACAGAACAATCTGGCCAAGTCAAGGATGATCCTCCTTCTGTGGCTACTCCTAACAGTGGAGAGGCTGTCTCCATGCATGCAGCAGTTGAAAAAGATATGGACGAGGTTACTGATGACAGCCCTGGGGATGGTGAAGTGAATGCATCTAACTTTGTTTCTGAGTTGGATGTTGTTGCAAGTGGCGCTCAGGATTGTGAAGGTGTGTTGGTGGAGGGTAGCTTAAATTTAAGCCGGATACCTAATTCTCCAGAAAGTACACATTGA